TATTGCCGTTAATATGATGAATATGCTCATTTTTCAACAACTTTCTTCCCAAAAAATCTTCCATAACTTTTCTGTGTAGATATTGTTTATCGCCAGTAGTCATTCTTAAATATCCATGATTGTTTTGTATTCCGCCTTTCCAGTTCCAAGATTTATTTCCTGTTCTGTTTTGGCTACCTAAAATATCACCACATATTTTACTGCAAGTTTTTTGTTTTGATGTTATCCTTAAAATAAACAATTTTTTACAAACAGGACAAATTATTTCCTTTTTTGGCTTTGTCCATTTTTTTATCCAATTAGGGTGTGGTGGGTGTCCTTTTGTAAATTGCCCAATTTTATTACGCATATTTTAATTTTAACATGTTTGGGGATTGCAAGCAATAGTTGCTGGAAAAGATTATAGCGGAGAGTTTGGCATTCTCCGGTGTAATTTTTACACCATTAGCAGAAAAATCAAACTTATAATCCTGCTAACGAATTGCGACAAAAACCGCCGAAGGCCGAGAGGAAACTCCGAGCTGGCGGTTTTTGTGTTATAATGAGAATAAGAAATAAGACCCCTTGCGTTGGGATACCGAATGGCATCTCGTTAAAGCAAGGGGCTTTCTTTTTATCCACAGGACAAAATTTTAAACTATGGCATTATGAAATTATGACTTTTAGGGGGCGACCAAGAAGTAAGGTGGATGATAATATTCTTTTAGAAATTAAAAATTTATATAACGAAAAAAAATCAATTTCTTCCATCGCCCAGAAATATTCCATTGACAGGGCGACTGTTTATTATTATTTAGGTAAAACAAAAAAAACACCAGCTAAATTCAATATTTTTATTAAAAAACCATTGGAAAGAAAACTGCAAACCAAAGAAAAGAAACAAATCAAGAAAGTTAAAATGTATAAAGACTATCTGGCCGAAGAAAACGCCAAAAGAAAAGCCAAAGGATTTTACTTATTCAAAATATCCCCTCTTGTAATGAAATCGGGGAAGTGGCGGAGTGGTCAATCGCACCAGACTGTAAATCTGGCGTCTCAAAAGGCTTCGTTGGTTCAAATCCAACCTTCCCCAAACAAAAAAGAGGCTCTTGCCTCTTCCCTGCCCGCCCCAGCCGGCCGGCTTGCCGAACCGCCCAGTAGCGGATAAATCCGTCGTTTGAAACCCGACAAAAAAATGTGTTTCGGTTCAAACTAATTAAATCATAGCACGGAATATAAAAGATTAAAACAATTTTTGAGTTATCCACAGTTGAACCGTGGTTGCACATTGATATAATTTCAATATGAAACGGAATAAAAACCCATTAACGGGAAAAGTTGGGTGGACAAAAGATTTTATGTGGCTTAAAAAGGGGATAAAATTTGGAGGACAAATGAACCCAAAAATTAAACCAAGAGAATGGTTTTATCTTTTGTATTTTGGAAACATAGAATCATTTAGGAAAAATACTCCCAAAGAAAAACAGGAACAAATACTACAATCTTGCATTGGAAGCCGCGCAACACAATGGAGAATTAAAAAAAAGTTAATTAAAAAGGGGTATTTATGATTAAGTTGCCTGATTTTATTATAATTCCTTACCAACTCCTAGAAGACAAGGAAATTTCTCTTATTGATGAAAGGCTGTATGGAGTAATTTATTGGTTTACTAAACTTAAAAACGAAAAATGCACGGCCAACAATCAGACCCTTGCCGAACTCATAAAAGCAACCACCGGCACGGTCGGCAACTCTTTAACTAAGTTGGAAAAATTAGGATATATCAAGAGAATTTTTAAAGGAAAACAAAAAAAAGTGAGAAAAGAAATTATACCTTTAGTGGTGTTTACCAAGGTATCATCCACAAATGATACATCTGTTAATGTATCATCTATAAATGATACGGTATCATCCACAAATGATACCCAGGTATCATCCACAAATGAACAGAATAAGAATAAAGATAATAAGAATAATAAAGAATACATTGCGAGGGCAAGCCTCGCACCCTGGAATTTTAAAACTTACTTAGAGGGAATGGATAACAACCAACGGAGAGATTTGCAAATCATCGCTCTTTATTGGAAATTTAAAAAATTTACTTTTACCAACCGGAAACAAGCAGAAGTGGAATTACGTCGGAGTTTACGAGCAGCCAAAGAGCTTGAACCTTATGAAGATGATAAAATTTGGCAAACAATGGACTGGTTAGTAAAAAACGCAGATTTCAAATGGACGCTTGAAAGTTGCGGAAAGTATATCAACGAAAAATTATCAGCATTAAAAACAAAATAATATGGCAATAAAACAACCAACGCAAAGGCAAATTAAAATATATAACTCTTTTGAACTTTACACTTTTGAAAAAGAATTAAATAAATATAAAATTTCAGATTTGCAAGGGAAAAAATATTTAACAGTCGGAGGCGAGTTTGCTTATCTTCAGGATAATGGAATAATACAAAGCAAATCAAAAATAATTCCAGAAATGAAAACACTTTCCGATTTACCAGAATATCGGATAGCACACTCAAAAATCAGCGAATACACCGAATATCTTAATAAAAGAAAACAATATGACGCTTGGAAATTCAAACAAAGATTTGCGATTGAAAAAAAACTGGAAGATTGGGACGAAGTTGCCAAATCAATGCCAGAAATTTCCTCTTGCGAAAGAGGAGATGAGATAACAACTGAAGACATAGATAAAGCATTTGATAATCTATGAACTGCGATATAAAAAAATGAAATATTTAAGTTTATTAACTTGTAATTATTTATGAAAATTCCAAAAAAAGTGCGGATAAATGGTTTTGATTGGCAAGTAAATTTTGACGCCAATGTTGCCTACGCGGGCGATGCGTTTGGTTCAACTCATTATCACAAACAGCAGATATTTCTTGACCCGTCCGAAACCCAGCAGAAAAAAGAGCAGTGCTTAATCCACGAAGCGATGCACGCTATTTTCTGGCAGACCGGATTATGGGAAAGATTAAAAAATATTCAAGGAATAAAAGAAGAAGAAATAATTCAAGCACTGTCTTTCGGGGTTTATCAATTTTTACGGGAAAATAAATTTTTAAGAGATTGAAAAAGTATAAAACTATGTTATGATAGAGAGTATGAAACAAACAAAAGAAATAAAAGAAGAAAACAAAATCTACGACAGAAACTTTTTTGTGAAGCAAGGGCGGGACGGAGTTTTAGCCCGCAATAAAAAACTTTCTAAAACTCAATTAAGCGAAATTGCCAAGAAAGGTTGGAAGACCAGAAATTTGACAAAAAAAGAAAAATAATTTGTTTTGCGTTATTCACAGATTGACCATTTGACACTGGTAGGGGGTAGCTTATAATAAACTCACATTAACAATTAACTGGTTTCCTCCCGTAATCGGAAGCGAAAAAAGGCAACAGCCTTAATAAGCCAAGAGGAGGGAATAACTGGTTTGGTTGTTAAAAAGGTCGCAGAAAATTTAAAAAATATATGTGGCAAGATTATTCAGAACTCCGAATCTCGCTGGCTGAACGCCGCCGAGAATTGAGGCGAGAGAGGATATACAAGCGGGCGTTTCTGATTTTAGTCGGATTGGGAACGTTGCACGCGATTATCAGCGTAATAAGAGTTTTATAAAAATGGACGAAGACGATGACATAATGACTGACTCCGATTTAGATGCCGCCAAAGACGTGGCGGAGTGGTCAAAAGAAATGACCGAAGAAGAGGAGAGAGACACAATTTAAAGGTCAAAATTAAAAATTAGTTGCAGAGTTGAGGTTTCGGTTTTTTGGCAACGAATTTCCGAAACTTCAACTCTAAAAATAAAATGAAAGAATTAACAATCAAAAACAATTACGACATCGCTCAACCGGTGCAAATGGTCTCAATGTCACAAGTGCTAAAAAAGCACATAATTGAACAGAAACTTTTTACTCCGATTGCCGGAAAAAATTATGTGCAAGTAGAAGGCTGGCAATTCGCCGGCGGATTGATGGGAATTTATCCGAGAATCGCCAGCGTGGAAAATTTATCAAATGACAAAGAAATAAAATGGCGAGCCGATGTTGAAGTCGTTAGAATGAAAGACGACAAAGTTTTATCCAAAGGTTTTGCTGTCTGCTCAAACAAAGAAGGAAAGAAAAAGAGTTTTGACGAATACGCCATACTTTCTATGGCTCAAACAAGGGCAATCGGAAAATCATACCGCAACCTAATAGGTTGGGTAATGAAATTGGCTGGATACGAAGCCACTCCGAGCGAAGAGATGGCAAAAATGGGCGAAGACGCAAAAATTCCAACAACTCCGAAAACATCGACAAAAATCGAAACTCCGAAAATTGAGGCCGAATGCGAAGAGTGTGCCAATCCTATAACCAAAGCCGAAGCCACTTTTTCCAAACGAATTTACAAAAAACAACTCTGCCGAAGTTGCCAAGCATTAAGAAAGAAAAAATAGACAGAGATTTAATTAGTGCTACAATATAATTATGAATATAGTAGCACCAGTGGGATATAATCAAAAATTAAAAGAAAATGAAAAAAGATGTATTGTTTGTGATAAGTTTTTTAGGAGAAGAGGAAAAAGAAAGTTTACAGCAAGATTTTGCTCCTTTAAATGTAAGGGAATATGGCAAAAAGGCAAAAATCTGACAGGAGGTAGACCTCATTCAGGCAAAAAAATAAAATGTTTAGTTTGTTTGAAAGATTTTTATGTTCCAAAATGTTATTTATTAAACAGAAAATATTGCTCAAAAAAATGTTGGTATAAAATTATAGGCAGAATGAATAAAGGAGAAAAACACTATAATTGGAAAGGTGGTATAAAACATAAAAATCAAAAATTAAGGGCATCTGCTAAATACAATAATTGGAGAAAAAAGATTTTTAAGAGAGATAATTTTACTTGCCAAATATGTAAACAAAAAGGTGGAAAATTAGAAGCAGACCATATACTTGCTTGGGCTGATTATCCAAAAGAAAGATTTAAAATAAAAAACGGAAGAACTCTTTGTAAAGATTGTCATAAAACAACACCAAATTATAAGCGAAATAGAAAATAAAAAAATGAAAGAAATTATAAATTTTGAATTATATAAAGGAAAAATAAAAGGCAATTTTTATCCAGAAACACACAGATATATAATAAACGGGAAAAGACCACCTTCAGTTACTGGTATTCTTAATATTATAGATAAAAGTCGTCCATTGATTTACTGGGCAGTTGGACTTTTTAAAAATTTTCTTTTTGAAAATTTACCAAACGGAATTACCGAAGAACACATCATTGAAGGCTCAAAGCTTCACGCTAGTTTTAAGGAACAAGCGGCCACGATAGGAGATTTAGCCCACAAATGGATTGAAGATTATATCGCCCATAAACTCAAACAAATAAAAGAAAAACCCGAAATTCCCGAAGACGCAAAAGTGTTAAACGCAATCAATGGATTTCTGCAATGGGAGAAAGAACACAAAGTTAAATTCATTTCTTCCGAGCGGGTGGTTTATTCCAAGAAATACGACTATG
The sequence above is drawn from the Candidatus Paceibacter sp. genome and encodes:
- a CDS encoding HNH endonuclease, with translation MRNKIGQFTKGHPPHPNWIKKWTKPKKEIICPVCKKLFILRITSKQKTCSKICGDILGSQNRTGNKSWNWKGGIQNNHGYLRMTTGDKQYLHRKVMEDFLGRKLLKNEHIHHINGNKQDNRLENLTVILNGEHQKIHWEDGKHFGKLKCSFCKKTFIGYIRNKSTKRFCSKKCYRDNPENKEKIKIYNKKYRQKHFSLN
- a CDS encoding helix-turn-helix domain-containing protein: MIKLPDFIIIPYQLLEDKEISLIDERLYGVIYWFTKLKNEKCTANNQTLAELIKATTGTVGNSLTKLEKLGYIKRIFKGKQKKVRKEIIPLVVFTKVSSTNDTSVNVSSINDTVSSTNDTQVSSTNEQNKNKDNKNNKEYIARASLAPWNFKTYLEGMDNNQRRDLQIIALYWKFKKFTFTNRKQAEVELRRSLRAAKELEPYEDDKIWQTMDWLVKNADFKWTLESCGKYINEKLSALKTK
- a CDS encoding HNH endonuclease, translated to MNIVAPVGYNQKLKENEKRCIVCDKFFRRRGKRKFTARFCSFKCKGIWQKGKNLTGGRPHSGKKIKCLVCLKDFYVPKCYLLNRKYCSKKCWYKIIGRMNKGEKHYNWKGGIKHKNQKLRASAKYNNWRKKIFKRDNFTCQICKQKGGKLEADHILAWADYPKERFKIKNGRTLCKDCHKTTPNYKRNRK